DNA sequence from the Pseudomonas tritici genome:
GGCTGGCGGGCGTTGGATCACCGGCAACCGGTACTGCTTCTGGTTGGTGGCGTTGAGGTTGACCGCGATGATCAAGTCACAATGACTCGACACTACCGGCACGATGGGCAGCGGGTTGAGCAGGCCGCCGTCCACCAGCATGCGGTTGCCTTGCATCACCGGGGTGAACAGGCTGGGAATCGCCGCCGAAGCGCGCATGGCCTGGTGCAGGCAGCCTTCCTGGAACCAAATTTCCTGCTGGTTGGTCAGGTCGGTGGCGACGGCGGTGTAGGGGATGCGCAGTTCTTCGATATTGATCTCACCGACGATCTTGCGGATCTGCCCGAAGACCTTCTCGCCGCGAATCGCCCCCAGGCGAAAACTCACGTCGACCAAGCGCAGCACGTCGAGATAGTCGAGGCTTTCAATCCAGTTTCGATACTCCTCCAGCTTGCCGGCGGCGTAGATCCCGCCGACCACGGCCCCCATGGAACACCCGGCGACACAGGCGATGTCGTAGCCGCGCCGTTCGATTTCCTCGATAACCCCAATATGGGCGTAGCCCCGGGCTCCGCCGGAGCCCAGCACCAAGGCAACACGTTTTTTCATGGTCCATGTCCTTCCCAATGCAGGTGCCCACAATGCACCCATTGAGGTGGCGGCTTCAATCTTCGCAAGGCATGTAATATTTTTCCTGAATACTCGCGGCGCTCGGGTATGCTCTGGGATGTTGGGGTATATAGGTACTATCGATTTCAGGCTAAGGATTAGGCACTTTTCCATGTAGGCAACGTCTACAACGTACGACTGTTTTTTCTTTATTTTGAGGTGTCATCGATGAAAGCCTGGATGTGTGTGCCTGTGATCGTGTTGGCCCTGGCCGGTTGTGCCGGTAAAACCGCGTACCGCGACAGCTGTGGCTCGCAATTGGACGCCGCCTGGAAAGAACTGGACCTGGCCAAGGCTGAAGGTTTTGCCGGCACGGTGAGCTACTCCAAGGCCTTGTCTTTGTTGACCGGCGCCAAAACCCAGCAACAATTTGAAGCCTTTGAAGGCTGCTCCAATAAAGCCGAGAAAGCGCGGTTCTATATTCGTGAGTCTCGCGCCGGGCGTTGACGCGTAGCAGCTGTCGAGTGCAACGAGGCTGCGTCGGCGGCCATGAGTTACCTGGGAATTTTCGTCGTCAGGGGGAGGAAGGGATGTCAGCTTTGGTCGATCAGTTAGTCGCTCAGGTCATTGGCCTGGAAGTAGGGTTACTGAGCTGCCAGGCTCGCCTCGCCGCCGTCACCGACGATGAAGCCTTGCATGACCTGCGCACCACTGTGCGCCGACTGCGCAGCCTGTTGCGCCCCCTGCGTGGGTTGCCAGGGGTTGAACAGCTTGAATCGGCCGCCAGCAGTGTGGGCCAGATGACAACGCCGCTACGCGACCGTGAGGTGCTGGCGGCGTATTTGCATCAGCATGGCCATCACGAGGCCGCTGACCGGCGCCTACGCCTGCAACCCGATGCCTATCGCCAGGTGGCACAAAGCCCGGAAGTTGCCCATTTGCTGCGGATACTCGACGCCTTCCCGCGTTTTATTCGTGCCTCTGAACACCAGAAACTGCTCAAAGGCCTGCGCCCACGTATCGAGAAGCGTCTGGCCAAGCAATGGCAGAAACTCGGTGAAGCCTTGAAAGACCCCGACCATGATCGCCACCGCCTGCGGTTGCTGATCAAGCGCGTGCGCTACGCGGCGGAAGCGTATCCCGAGCTGGACAAGTTGCCTGCCAACGCCATGTCACGCCTGAAAAAAGCCCAGGCTACCCTCGGGGATTGGCATGACTGCTGGCAGTGGTTGGCCCAGGCCGAGCACCAGGCAGACCTGCAACCTTGTGTTGCGGTATGGCATCGCACCATGGCCAAGGCGGAAGGGCAGGCCGATCGCGTGCTGGACAAACTCAGCGCCGATTGTTTCTGAGCCGGTCCGGCTTTTGGCCGGAATAGGCGCTGCACCTCATGGGGCCGATGATTAAGATCACCCATCTGTTCCTTCTGATGTGAGACGCGCCATGCGCTTTAGTGATTTGCTCGACGCCGCACGAAGCAACCCGCTGGATGTGACCATCCCCGCCGAATGGGCCCAGGGCCGCGCAACGTTTGGTGGGCTGGTCGCCGCATTGCAATACGAAGCCCTGCGCGCCCAGGTGCCAGCTGATCGGCCTTTACGATCACTGGCAATCACCTTTGTTGGCCCGGTCGCGCCGGACGTTTCTGCCAGTTATCAAGTCGAAGTGTTGCGCGAAGGCAAGGCCGTCAGCCAGTTGCTCGGCCGCGTAGTGCAGAACGGTGAAGTGGCGACACTGGTACAAGCCAGTTTCGGCGCCTCCCGTGAGTCGGAAATTGCTGTCGAGAGTGAAGCGCCGCCCGTGTTCAAACACTGGGACGAGTGTCAGGAACTGCCCTATATCAAGGGCGTTACCCCTGAATTCATGCGCCACCTGGCGATGCGCTGGAGTGTGGGCGGCTTGCCGTTTACCGGCAACAAATCCCGCGACATGGGCGGTTGGGTGCGTTTACGCGGGGATGTGAAAGAAGAGCCACTGACCGAGGCGCATATCCTCGCCCTGGTCGACGCCTGGCCGCCGGCCTTGCTGCCGCACCTGAAAAAGCCAGCGCCGGGCAGCACCCTGACCTGGACCATCGAGTTCATCCAACCCCTGCAGACTCTGAGCACCCTCGACTGGTGCCAGTACCACGTCACCATCGAACACGCCCGCGACGGCTACGGCCATGCCGCTGCCGCGTTATGGAGCCCGACCGGCGAATTGATCGCCATCAGCCGCCAGACCGTGGTGGTCTTCGCCTGACCTCAATGCCTGTGGCGCTGCTGCCAAGCGCGCCACCAGCTACCGCTCAATACAAAACGCGGAAAGGTCACGAACTGCTCAACCACCAGGCGTTGTACTGCGTCTTTACGATCACTGAACGGCTCACTGGCCTGGGCTTCCAGGCTATGGCCATGGCGCTGTAGCGCCAAGCCGGCCAGGATGCCGACAACGCCGACGGCAAAACTGGCCAGGCTCAGGCTGAATACCCCGGATACGATCAACAGGAACCCGACGATAAACAGCGGCACGGCAATCAGGTGCAACGCCAGGTTGGTCGGGTGCTGATGGTTTTGCGGGTAGCTGCGCCATTGCCAGGCGGGGAGATTGGGGTGACGTTTGCCCATGATGGTGAATCCTCTGTCCGTTGAAATAGCCTGGGCAGAGTTTAGGTGGGAGCGGCTGGGGCGGCGAATTGGGGCTAACTATGGGGGTCATAGAGCGCAATTGCCGCAAGCCACTTTATGCCCAAATTACGCAGTCATGGTCATCCAAGTGCACCAGAAAAGTGAGTTCGATATCGGCCACCCAAAATGGGTATCCGATCGATTCACCTAGGATGTCTGCAATGTCTTGGGAATTGCTGACCGTCCAAGCGCTGTACGTTGAGTCGAGCACTAATAGAATCAGTTTTTTTTAATGATGCGATGCTGTATTTCTTTCCAGAAGTCGGGTTGTGCTCGGTGCTTTTTTCGAACAGTTTGACCGGGTCGAGTATATCGCTTTCTGATTTGAAGAACTTTCTCGTCAGAGCGTGGATGAAAGTGGCAAGTTCGCTCGATTGCAGTTTCTAGAGCGGATATGCAGCTTTTTAAAGCTTGGCCTATTTCCTTTTCAAGGTGACTCAATACTCTGGTACCGTTTGGATGTGTGTTTGCGAGTTAAAACACTCGAACTATTTGAAGTAGTAGTCGTCCGGTCCGTTAATATAAACATTAGGATCTTTAAGTGAAATGAATTTTGCATTGAACTTTATGGAAGCGTTGTTGCTGACGGCTTCAAATGTGAAATAGTCACTATCTTTGTTGATGTTTACGGTAAATACCTCATGTGCAGGAATATTTGAAATTTTTAAGTCTTTGATTTCATAAAAAGTTAGACCTAATCTACACATGTTATACCCTTTATTCTTCCATTTTTCTGGTAAGTTATCTGGAAACTCGGGTATGTCGAAACCCATGCCAATACAAGGTTGGTCATTTTCTATCCTTATAGAAAAAAGAGCTATTTTTCCAATTTCAATAGAGGAGCTAAAAAGTTTGTTAAAAAATATGCTTCCATCTAAGTCATTCCAGTATTTCATGCTTATTTCCTGAATGGATAATGTTTTTTTGCTCCTTCGATATAACCTTTTCGAGGCTTGTCGATTGGCCGCAAATTGAAGTGCGAAGAGTGATCTCCAATGCTATCTACTCTACCGAATTTATGGCCCGCTGAGTGGTCTTGAATAAGGATTTTTGAACCATTTGATCTTGTAAATTGATATACCCTTGTGTCGATGGGCATACCGTTGTCATCCAGTATTCTTTTTTCATTTTTGTCCGTCATTTTTTCAATAGCGTATTGTTTGGTCTTTCCTGTGTCTGGGTCTACTACCATGTCCGGGCTCTGGCTCATTGGTATACCGGCATCTCTTTTCGCTCCTCTGAAAGCGCCTTTGCGTGAAATATCGGGTGCTTCTGGTTCATTCCATGTTTTACAGGCTGACGGGTATTTCCCTTTCGGCGGGCAGTTGGCGCTCAGCCCTAGCGGATCCACCCACCCAGTAGGATTTGGTACGTACTGGTAGGCATTGATCCCACCCGCGAGCTTCACCGGATCCGGTGTCAGGTAACGACCAATATCCGGATTGTAGTAGCGATGGCGGTTGTAGTGCAGTCTGCTTTCCGGGTCGAAGTATTGGCCCTGGAAGCGCAGCGGGTTGTCGATTTTATTGGCGTCGAGGCGGGTGATTTCGCCGTAGGCGCGGTAATGGGCGGACCAGACGACTTCACCGTTAGGGGCGGTGAGTTCTTGTGGTGTGCCAAGGTGGTCGAGTTGGTAGTAGTAGGGCTTTGTTTCTTTTGGGCCGAAACGTTCCTGTT
Encoded proteins:
- a CDS encoding patatin-like phospholipase family protein — encoded protein: MKKRVALVLGSGGARGYAHIGVIEEIERRGYDIACVAGCSMGAVVGGIYAAGKLEEYRNWIESLDYLDVLRLVDVSFRLGAIRGEKVFGQIRKIVGEINIEELRIPYTAVATDLTNQQEIWFQEGCLHQAMRASAAIPSLFTPVMQGNRMLVDGGLLNPLPIVPVVSSHCDLIIAVNLNATNQKQYRLPVIQRPPAFKSRFNNLAKSLGSHLPFRRKQAEQLLKLEQEALEAQAAEINPWLDSAEPESQQPAAAPEKPGAPRSATGSFIIDNVGPASLLDLINQSFEVMQTSLAQYKIAGYPPDVLINVPKRVCRFFEFYKAPELIALGREIASDTLDRYESEQS
- a CDS encoding CHAD domain-containing protein, giving the protein MSALVDQLVAQVIGLEVGLLSCQARLAAVTDDEALHDLRTTVRRLRSLLRPLRGLPGVEQLESAASSVGQMTTPLRDREVLAAYLHQHGHHEAADRRLRLQPDAYRQVAQSPEVAHLLRILDAFPRFIRASEHQKLLKGLRPRIEKRLAKQWQKLGEALKDPDHDRHRLRLLIKRVRYAAEAYPELDKLPANAMSRLKKAQATLGDWHDCWQWLAQAEHQADLQPCVAVWHRTMAKAEGQADRVLDKLSADCF
- a CDS encoding acyl-CoA thioesterase, translating into MRFSDLLDAARSNPLDVTIPAEWAQGRATFGGLVAALQYEALRAQVPADRPLRSLAITFVGPVAPDVSASYQVEVLREGKAVSQLLGRVVQNGEVATLVQASFGASRESEIAVESEAPPVFKHWDECQELPYIKGVTPEFMRHLAMRWSVGGLPFTGNKSRDMGGWVRLRGDVKEEPLTEAHILALVDAWPPALLPHLKKPAPGSTLTWTIEFIQPLQTLSTLDWCQYHVTIEHARDGYGHAAAALWSPTGELIAISRQTVVVFA
- a CDS encoding Mpo1-like protein, giving the protein MGKRHPNLPAWQWRSYPQNHQHPTNLALHLIAVPLFIVGFLLIVSGVFSLSLASFAVGVVGILAGLALQRHGHSLEAQASEPFSDRKDAVQRLVVEQFVTFPRFVLSGSWWRAWQQRHRH
- a CDS encoding Imm50 family immunity protein is translated as MKYWNDLDGSIFFNKLFSSSIEIGKIALFSIRIENDQPCIGMGFDIPEFPDNLPEKWKNKGYNMCRLGLTFYEIKDLKISNIPAHEVFTVNINKDSDYFTFEAVSNNASIKFNAKFISLKDPNVYINGPDDYYFK